In Pseudomonadota bacterium, the following are encoded in one genomic region:
- the urtC gene encoding urea ABC transporter permease subunit UrtC → MSALARMHPDRFVYGLLLLMAVAVPTLNLGTAETSSLHVSTYTVTLLGKYLCYALLALSVDLVWGFGGILSLGHGAFFALGGYAMGMYLMRQIGERGVYGNADLPDFMVFLNWQELPVAWWGFESFPYAMAMVVLAPGVLAGVFGYFAFRSRVTGVYLSIITQALTYALLLAFFRNEMGFGGNNGLTDFKDMLGFDLAADGTRNALFVASALALALAYAGCRALINSKFGRVLVAVRDAENRARFIGYKVEHYKLWVFTASAMLAGIAGALYVPQVGIINPGEFSPLNSIELVIWVAVGGRGTLYGALLGAFVVNFAKTYFTGALPELWLFVLGAMFVLVTLLIPRGIAGYLRREQWA, encoded by the coding sequence ATGAGCGCACTCGCACGCATGCATCCCGACCGTTTCGTCTACGGCCTGCTGCTGCTGATGGCGGTGGCGGTACCGACGCTCAATCTCGGCACGGCGGAAACATCTTCGCTGCACGTATCGACCTACACCGTGACCCTGCTCGGCAAGTACCTGTGCTATGCCCTGCTGGCGCTGTCGGTGGACCTGGTGTGGGGCTTCGGCGGCATCCTGAGCCTGGGCCACGGTGCGTTCTTCGCGCTGGGCGGCTATGCGATGGGCATGTACCTCATGCGCCAGATCGGCGAGCGCGGCGTGTACGGCAATGCCGACCTGCCCGACTTCATGGTGTTCCTCAACTGGCAGGAACTGCCGGTCGCATGGTGGGGCTTCGAGAGTTTTCCCTACGCGATGGCGATGGTGGTGCTGGCGCCGGGCGTGCTGGCCGGCGTGTTCGGCTATTTCGCGTTCCGATCGCGCGTCACCGGCGTGTACCTGTCGATCATCACGCAGGCGCTGACCTATGCGCTGCTGCTGGCCTTCTTCCGCAACGAGATGGGCTTTGGCGGCAACAACGGCCTGACCGACTTCAAGGACATGCTCGGCTTCGATCTCGCCGCCGACGGCACGCGCAATGCGCTGTTCGTGGCCTCGGCGCTGGCCCTGGCGCTGGCCTACGCCGGTTGCCGCGCGCTCATCAATTCGAAGTTCGGGCGCGTGTTGGTGGCGGTGCGCGACGCCGAGAACCGCGCGCGCTTCATCGGCTACAAGGTCGAGCACTACAAGCTGTGGGTGTTCACCGCCTCGGCGATGCTGGCCGGCATTGCCGGCGCGCTCTACGTGCCACAGGTCGGCATCATCAATCCCGGCGAGTTCTCACCGCTCAACTCCATCGAACTCGTGATCTGGGTGGCGGTGGGCGGCCGCGGCACGCTCTACGGCGCGCTGCTCGGCGCCTTCGTCGTCAACTTCGCCAAGACCTATTTCACCGGCGCGCTGCCGGAGTTGTGGCTGTTCGTGCTTGGCGCGATGTTCGTGCTGGTGACCCTGCTCATCCCGCGCGGCATCGCCGGCTACCTGCGCAGGGAGCAATGGGCATGA
- a CDS encoding urease accessory protein UreF has protein sequence MRCMQLASPSLPIGAYAYSQGLEMAVELGWVKDAASLAAWLRDQLEQGLGAVDIPLYARLHEAAAHGDVETMTMRSAELIAQRETRELRADDCDRGLALARLLRDLGVEHLPLPAGRKVPLAASFACAAVHWLVPRDSAAEAYAWAWLEGQVLAGVKLIPLGQVAGQRLLCELLEPLSRAVAIGLTLDDDDIGGSLPALAMASALHETQYTRLFRS, from the coding sequence ATGCGTTGCATGCAGCTCGCGAGCCCGAGCCTGCCGATAGGCGCCTACGCCTATTCCCAGGGTCTCGAGATGGCGGTCGAGCTTGGCTGGGTGAAAGACGCCGCCTCGCTGGCGGCGTGGCTGCGTGATCAGCTCGAACAGGGCCTGGGCGCCGTCGACATCCCGCTCTACGCGCGCCTCCATGAGGCCGCCGCACACGGAGATGTCGAGACCATGACGATGCGCAGCGCGGAACTCATCGCGCAACGCGAGACGCGCGAACTGCGCGCCGACGACTGCGATCGCGGCCTGGCGCTGGCGCGCCTGTTGCGCGATCTCGGTGTCGAGCACCTGCCCTTGCCGGCGGGCCGCAAGGTGCCGCTCGCGGCGAGCTTCGCCTGCGCGGCGGTGCACTGGCTGGTGCCACGGGACAGTGCCGCCGAGGCCTATGCCTGGGCGTGGCTGGAAGGCCAGGTGCTGGCGGGCGTGAAGCTCATTCCGCTCGGGCAAGTGGCCGGCCAACGTCTGCTGTGCGAGTTGCTCGAGCCCTTGAGCCGCGCCGTGGCCATTGGCCTCACGCTCGATGACGACGACATCGGCGGCAGCCTGCCGGCGCTCGCCATGGCCAGCGCCTTGCACGAAACCCAGTACACCCGACTGTTCCGTTCCTGA
- the urtD gene encoding urea ABC transporter ATP-binding protein UrtD has protein sequence MNAPSTPAAAPTWWDDFTRAGSDAAGISSRVGEGNLYVENITVSFDGFRALNELTLYIERGELRCIIGPNGAGKSTMMDVITGKTRPDRGRAWFGPRLNLLKMSEPEIAEAGIGRKFQKPTVFEQLPVATNLELAMRASKGVWHSLRARLDGAALDRIAETLDLVGLAAQREQRAGALSHGQKQWLEIGMLLMQEPQLLLIDEPVAGMTHQETERTAELLVALAGQRSVVVVEHDMDFVRSIARKVTVLHEGHVLAEGSMQDVQNDPRVREVYLGA, from the coding sequence ATGAACGCGCCGTCGACACCCGCCGCGGCGCCGACCTGGTGGGATGACTTCACGCGCGCCGGCAGCGACGCGGCTGGCATCTCGTCGCGCGTCGGCGAAGGCAACCTGTACGTCGAGAACATCACCGTCAGCTTCGACGGCTTTCGTGCATTGAATGAACTGACGCTCTACATCGAGCGCGGCGAACTGCGTTGCATCATCGGCCCCAACGGCGCCGGCAAGAGCACCATGATGGACGTCATCACCGGCAAGACCCGCCCCGACCGCGGCCGTGCGTGGTTCGGTCCGCGCCTCAACCTGCTGAAGATGAGCGAACCCGAGATTGCCGAGGCCGGCATCGGGCGCAAGTTCCAGAAGCCGACGGTGTTCGAACAATTGCCGGTGGCGACCAATCTCGAGCTCGCCATGCGCGCCAGCAAGGGCGTATGGCACAGCCTGCGCGCGCGCCTTGACGGCGCGGCCCTCGATCGCATCGCCGAGACCCTCGACCTGGTGGGGCTCGCCGCGCAGCGCGAACAGCGCGCCGGCGCCTTGTCCCATGGCCAGAAACAGTGGCTCGAGATCGGCATGCTGCTGATGCAGGAACCGCAACTACTCCTGATCGACGAACCGGTGGCGGGCATGACCCACCAGGAAACCGAACGCACCGCCGAATTGCTGGTGGCGCTGGCCGGCCAGCGCTCGGTGGTGGTGGTGGAGCACGACATGGACTTCGTGCGTTCCATCGCACGCAAGGTCACGGTGCTGCATGAAGGCCACGTGCTGGCCGAGGGCAGCATGCAGGACGTACAGAACGACCCGCGCGTGCGCGAAGTCTACCTGGGGGCGTGA
- the ureC gene encoding urease subunit alpha codes for MSRLSRRAYGELYGPTSGDRLRLADTALVIEVEHDHTLYGEEVTFGGGKVIRDGMGQSQYDNTRAVDLVITNALIVDHWGIVKADIGVRHGRIVGIGKAGNPDVQPGVSIIIGPGTEVIAAEGQIVTPGAIDSHIHFICPQQVDEALMSGVTTLLGGGTGPATGTNATTCTPGPWYMARMLEAAEGLPINLGFLGKGNASLPAALEEQVAAGAIGLKLHEDWGTTPAAIDNCLAVADKHDVQVAIHTDTLNESGFVEHTVAACKGRAIHTYHTEGAGGGHAPDIIKVCMEANVLPSSTNPTRPYTINTIDEHLDMLMVCHHLSPSIAEDVAFAESRIRRETIAAEDILHDLGAFSMISSDSQAMGRVGEVVTRTWQTAHKMKVQRGALAGDPARHDNGRVKRYIAKICINPAITHGIAHEVGSIAVGKLADLVLWKPAFFGAKPSLIVKGGMIVAAPMGDANASIPTPQPVHFRPMFGAYGGALGATSMTFISQAAAAAGVPASLGLKRLVGVVANTRRIGKADMVLNDARPHIEVDSQTYEVRADGELLTCEPAAVLPLAQRYFLF; via the coding sequence GTGAGCCGCCTCTCGCGTCGCGCCTATGGCGAACTCTACGGCCCCACCAGCGGCGACCGCCTGCGCCTGGCCGACACCGCGCTCGTCATCGAGGTCGAGCACGATCACACGCTGTACGGCGAGGAAGTGACCTTCGGCGGCGGCAAGGTCATCCGCGATGGCATGGGTCAGAGCCAGTACGACAACACCCGCGCGGTCGATCTCGTCATCACCAACGCGCTCATCGTCGACCACTGGGGCATCGTCAAGGCCGACATCGGCGTGCGTCATGGCCGCATCGTCGGCATCGGCAAGGCCGGCAATCCCGACGTGCAGCCGGGCGTGAGCATCATCATTGGCCCGGGTACCGAAGTGATTGCCGCCGAAGGGCAAATCGTCACGCCCGGCGCCATCGACAGCCATATCCATTTCATCTGCCCGCAGCAGGTGGACGAGGCGCTGATGTCGGGCGTCACCACCCTGCTCGGTGGCGGCACCGGCCCGGCCACCGGCACCAATGCCACCACCTGCACGCCGGGGCCCTGGTACATGGCGCGCATGCTGGAAGCGGCGGAAGGCCTGCCCATCAACTTGGGCTTTCTCGGTAAAGGCAATGCCAGCCTGCCGGCGGCGCTCGAAGAACAGGTGGCGGCGGGCGCCATCGGCTTGAAGCTGCACGAGGACTGGGGCACGACACCGGCCGCCATCGACAACTGCCTGGCGGTGGCCGACAAGCACGACGTGCAGGTCGCCATCCACACCGACACCTTGAACGAGTCGGGTTTCGTCGAGCACACGGTGGCGGCCTGCAAGGGCCGCGCCATTCACACCTACCACACCGAGGGCGCCGGCGGCGGCCATGCGCCGGACATCATCAAGGTGTGCATGGAAGCGAACGTGCTGCCGTCCAGCACCAACCCCACGCGGCCCTACACCATCAACACCATCGACGAGCACCTCGACATGTTGATGGTCTGCCATCACCTGTCGCCATCGATCGCCGAGGACGTGGCGTTCGCCGAATCGCGCATTCGCCGCGAGACCATCGCCGCCGAGGACATCCTGCACGACCTCGGCGCGTTCTCCATGATCTCGTCCGATTCCCAGGCCATGGGCCGCGTCGGCGAAGTGGTGACGCGCACCTGGCAGACCGCGCACAAGATGAAGGTGCAGCGCGGCGCGCTGGCCGGCGACCCGGCGCGCCACGACAACGGCCGCGTGAAGCGCTACATCGCCAAGATCTGCATCAATCCGGCCATCACCCACGGCATCGCCCATGAAGTGGGCAGCATCGCGGTCGGCAAGCTCGCCGACCTGGTGTTGTGGAAGCCGGCCTTCTTCGGCGCCAAGCCCAGCCTCATCGTCAAGGGCGGCATGATCGTGGCGGCGCCGATGGGCGATGCCAATGCGTCCATTCCGACCCCGCAGCCGGTGCATTTCCGGCCGATGTTCGGCGCTTACGGCGGCGCGCTCGGCGCGACCTCCATGACTTTCATTTCGCAGGCGGCCGCGGCGGCCGGCGTGCCGGCAAGCCTGGGATTGAAACGCCTCGTCGGCGTGGTGGCCAACACGCGCCGCATCGGCAAGGCCGACATGGTGTTGAACGACGCGCGGCCGCACATCGAGGTCGACAGCCAGACCTACGAAGTGCGCGCCGACGGTGAACTCCTGACCTGCGAACCCGCCGCGGTGCTGCCGCTGGCGCAACGCTATTTCCTGTTTTGA
- a CDS encoding urease accessory protein UreD, whose translation MSVAATTLPWRAELALEFALRGARTRLTAQRHSGPLLVQRPFHPESADVCHAYLIHPPAGIVGGDELHVTVTLAAGAQVLLTTPSATRFYRSSAQVSRLTQRFAVEDDACLEWLPQENLLFEAARAAISTRIDLAPRARFVGWELLCLGRPACGEGFALGSVDQRIALYRDGSPVLLERLRPAQGRALDADGAGLRGHAASATLIASGADTAHLDVARACLAATPSTLAGATLLEDLLVCRLLATHVAPLRTLCERLWSALRPTLLAREAHAPRIWST comes from the coding sequence TTGAGCGTCGCCGCCACCACGCTGCCGTGGCGCGCCGAACTCGCGCTCGAGTTCGCGTTGCGCGGTGCGCGCACGCGCCTCACCGCGCAGCGTCATAGCGGGCCGCTGCTGGTGCAGCGCCCCTTCCATCCCGAAAGCGCCGACGTGTGCCACGCCTATCTCATTCATCCGCCGGCAGGCATCGTCGGCGGCGATGAATTGCATGTGACGGTCACGCTCGCCGCCGGCGCGCAGGTGCTGCTGACCACGCCCTCGGCCACGCGCTTCTATCGTTCCAGCGCGCAGGTGTCGCGCTTGACGCAGCGCTTCGCGGTGGAAGACGACGCCTGCCTGGAATGGCTGCCGCAGGAGAACCTGCTGTTCGAGGCCGCGCGTGCCGCCATCAGCACGCGTATCGATCTCGCACCGCGCGCGCGCTTCGTGGGTTGGGAACTGTTGTGCCTCGGCCGGCCGGCCTGCGGCGAGGGCTTCGCGCTGGGCAGCGTCGATCAGCGCATTGCCCTCTACCGCGACGGCTCGCCCGTGTTGCTCGAACGTCTGCGCCCCGCGCAAGGTCGCGCCCTCGATGCCGATGGCGCCGGCCTGCGCGGCCATGCCGCTTCGGCCACGCTCATCGCCAGCGGCGCCGACACCGCCCATCTCGACGTCGCGCGCGCCTGCCTGGCGGCGACGCCATCGACGCTCGCCGGCGCCACCTTGCTCGAAGACCTGCTGGTGTGTCGCTTGCTTGCGACGCACGTCGCGCCGCTGCGCACCCTGTGCGAACGCCTGTGGAGCGCCCTGCGCCCTACCCTGCTGGCGCGCGAAGCCCACGCGCCTCGTATCTGGTCAACTTGA
- the ureE gene encoding urease accessory protein UreE, which yields MQRLIQKLTGPATSVTDSLTLAFEQRQKSRQRVVLDSRREAALMLPPGTVLRDGDLLRGEDHSVVRVQAAPEAVMTARTSDPLRLARACYHLGNRHVAIAVGPGWVRCLRDHVLADMLEQLGLSVVEEAVVFEPESGAYAGTALAAGHGHAHGHGHAH from the coding sequence ATGCAACGCCTGATACAGAAACTCACCGGCCCGGCGACCTCGGTCACTGATTCGCTGACGCTGGCTTTCGAGCAGCGACAGAAAAGCCGCCAGCGCGTGGTGCTGGACAGCCGCCGCGAGGCGGCGCTGATGTTGCCGCCCGGCACGGTGCTGCGCGATGGCGACCTGCTGCGCGGCGAAGATCACTCGGTGGTACGCGTGCAGGCCGCGCCGGAAGCGGTGATGACGGCGCGCACCAGCGATCCGCTGCGCCTCGCGCGGGCCTGCTATCACCTCGGCAATCGTCACGTCGCCATCGCGGTGGGGCCAGGTTGGGTGCGCTGCCTGCGCGACCACGTACTGGCCGACATGCTCGAACAACTGGGCTTGAGCGTGGTCGAGGAAGCGGTGGTGTTCGAGCCCGAAAGCGGCGCCTACGCGGGCACCGCGCTGGCGGCCGGCCATGGCCACGCGCACGGCCATGGGCACGCCCATTGA
- the urtA gene encoding urea ABC transporter substrate-binding protein: protein MKFSIRSLLTSMVAALVVSTTPVRAEDTIKVGVLHSLSGTMAISETTLKDTMLMLIDEQNKKGGLLGKKLEAVVVDPASNWPLFAEKARELLAKDKVAAVFGCWTSVSRKSVLPVFEELNGLLFYPVQYEGEESSKNVFYTGAAPNQQAIPAVDYLMNDLGVKRWVLAGTDYVYPRTTNKILEAYLKAKGVAAEDIMINYTPFGHSDWQSIVSDVKKFGSAGKKTAVVSTINGDANVPFYKELGNQGVSAADIPVVAFSVGEEELSGIDTKPLVGHLAAWNYFMSIEDPANAAAIKTWHTFIKNDKRTFNDPMEAHVIGFNMWVKAVEAAKSTDPAAVQKAIIGVETPNLTGGVSKMLPNHHITKPVLIGEIQANGQFETVWKTEGLVPGDAWSDFLPDSKIIEADWTDKLNCGNYNTVTKKCSGQNYK from the coding sequence ATGAAATTTTCCATACGCTCCCTGCTGACCTCCATGGTCGCCGCCTTGGTGGTGTCGACCACGCCTGTCCGGGCTGAAGACACCATCAAGGTCGGCGTCCTCCATTCCCTGTCGGGCACCATGGCCATCAGCGAAACCACGCTGAAGGACACCATGCTCATGTTGATCGACGAGCAGAACAAGAAGGGCGGCCTGCTCGGCAAGAAACTCGAAGCGGTGGTGGTCGACCCGGCCTCCAACTGGCCGCTGTTCGCCGAAAAGGCCCGCGAATTGCTGGCCAAGGACAAGGTCGCGGCGGTGTTCGGCTGCTGGACTTCCGTGTCACGCAAATCCGTGCTGCCGGTGTTCGAGGAATTGAATGGCCTGTTGTTCTACCCGGTGCAGTACGAAGGCGAGGAGTCGTCGAAGAACGTGTTCTACACCGGGGCGGCGCCGAACCAGCAGGCGATTCCCGCCGTCGACTACCTCATGAACGATCTCGGTGTGAAGCGCTGGGTGCTGGCGGGCACGGATTACGTCTATCCGCGCACCACCAACAAGATCCTCGAGGCCTATCTGAAGGCCAAGGGCGTGGCCGCCGAAGACATCATGATCAACTACACGCCCTTCGGTCATTCCGACTGGCAGAGCATCGTGTCAGACGTCAAGAAGTTCGGCTCGGCCGGCAAGAAGACCGCGGTGGTGTCGACCATCAACGGTGATGCCAACGTGCCCTTCTACAAGGAACTCGGCAACCAGGGCGTGTCGGCGGCCGACATCCCGGTGGTGGCATTCTCGGTCGGCGAGGAAGAGCTGTCGGGCATCGACACCAAGCCGCTGGTCGGCCATCTCGCCGCCTGGAACTACTTCATGAGCATCGAAGATCCGGCCAATGCCGCCGCCATCAAGACCTGGCACACGTTCATCAAGAACGACAAGCGCACCTTCAATGACCCCATGGAAGCCCATGTCATCGGCTTCAACATGTGGGTGAAGGCGGTCGAGGCGGCGAAGTCGACCGACCCAGCGGCGGTGCAGAAGGCCATCATCGGTGTCGAGACGCCCAACCTCACCGGTGGCGTGTCGAAGATGCTGCCCAATCACCACATCACCAAGCCGGTGCTGATCGGCGAGATCCAGGCCAACGGCCAGTTCGAGACGGTGTGGAAGACCGAGGGCCTGGTGCCGGGTGACGCCTGGTCCGACTTCCTGCCGGACAGCAAGATTATCGAAGCCGATTGGACCGACAAGCTCAACTGCGGCAACTACAACACCGTCACCAAGAAGTGTTCGGGACAGAACTACAAGTAG
- the urtE gene encoding urea ABC transporter ATP-binding subunit UrtE, with translation MLTISKLNQFYGESHTLWDLDLEVASGACTCLMGRNGVGKSTLLRCVMGLESVRDGDMTLDGVALAGQPAESRARLGIGYVPQGREIFPRLTVEENLRLGITTRGGHGHAALARVYEMFPVLKKMLRRRGGDLSGGQQQQLAIGRALVLEPRLLILDEPCEGIQPNIVREIGDLILRLNRELGLTVLLVEQKLPFARRVADRFCVMDKGRVVASDAMDQLNDELVRQYLSV, from the coding sequence ATGCTCACGATCAGCAAACTCAACCAGTTCTATGGCGAGAGCCACACGCTGTGGGATCTCGACCTCGAGGTGGCGAGCGGCGCCTGCACTTGCCTGATGGGCCGCAACGGCGTCGGCAAATCGACCCTGCTGCGCTGTGTGATGGGGCTCGAAAGCGTGCGTGACGGCGACATGACGCTGGACGGCGTGGCGCTGGCCGGGCAGCCGGCCGAAAGCCGCGCGCGTCTCGGCATCGGCTACGTGCCGCAAGGCCGCGAGATCTTTCCGCGCCTGACGGTGGAAGAAAACCTGCGCCTCGGCATCACCACGCGCGGCGGCCACGGCCACGCGGCCCTGGCGCGCGTCTACGAAATGTTCCCGGTGTTGAAGAAGATGCTGCGCCGTCGCGGCGGTGACCTGTCGGGCGGTCAGCAGCAGCAACTCGCCATTGGCCGTGCGCTGGTGCTGGAGCCGCGCCTGTTGATTCTCGATGAGCCCTGCGAAGGCATACAGCCGAACATCGTGCGCGAGATTGGCGATCTCATCCTGCGCTTGAATCGCGAACTGGGGCTCACGGTACTGCTGGTTGAACAGAAGCTGCCCTTTGCGCGGCGCGTGGCCGATCGCTTCTGCGTGATGGACAAGGGCCGCGTGGTGGCGAGTGACGCCATGGACCAATTGAACGACGAATTGGTGCGTCAGTACCTGTCGGTCTGA
- a CDS encoding urease subunit gamma, with product MDLLPRERDKLLLFTAALLAERRRARGLKLNHPEAVALISAAILEGARDGRTVAELMTLGRTVLSADDVMAGVPAMIHDVQVEATFPDGTKLVTVHDPIV from the coding sequence ATGGATCTCCTGCCCCGCGAACGCGACAAGCTGCTGTTGTTCACCGCCGCGCTGCTGGCCGAGAGGCGGCGCGCACGCGGCCTGAAATTGAATCACCCGGAAGCGGTGGCGCTGATCAGCGCCGCCATCCTCGAAGGCGCGCGCGACGGGCGCACGGTGGCGGAACTGATGACGCTCGGCCGCACGGTGCTCAGCGCCGACGACGTGATGGCGGGCGTGCCCGCCATGATCCACGACGTGCAGGTCGAGGCGACGTTTCCCGACGGCACCAAGCTCGTGACCGTCCATGACCCGATCGTCTGA
- a CDS encoding urease subunit beta, with the protein MIPGELLPADGDIELNVGRATLDIEVANTGDRPIQVGSHYHFFETNPALAFERAATRGYRLNIAAGTAVRFEPGQTRRVQLVAFGGARKVYGFQGAVMGALEDAS; encoded by the coding sequence TTGATTCCCGGCGAACTGTTGCCGGCCGACGGCGATATCGAACTGAACGTCGGTCGCGCAACGCTCGACATCGAAGTCGCCAATACCGGCGACCGACCGATACAGGTCGGCTCGCACTACCACTTCTTCGAAACCAACCCGGCGCTGGCCTTCGAGCGCGCGGCGACGCGCGGCTATCGCCTCAACATCGCGGCCGGCACCGCGGTGCGCTTCGAACCGGGCCAGACGCGCCGCGTGCAACTCGTCGCCTTCGGCGGCGCGCGCAAGGTCTACGGCTTTCAGGGTGCGGTGATGGGTGCCCTGGAGGACGCCTCGTGA
- a CDS encoding Crp/Fnr family transcriptional regulator, whose translation MLNCNSPTSGVSAVASAKTHPSFRLDASQLAALSERAITKSYPRQSVIVNEGDPTDAIYIILEGRVRIYLADHKGKEVTLNVQGPGEYFGELTLDGGPRSASVMTLEPSRFMIIPRESLESFFATHPDFAMHLVHKLISRVRVLTERVKSLALQDVYGRFRGMLEELAVEQDGVRVVEGRMTQSDIAARIGASREMVSRILSDLKTGGYVTQGRHRIVIHRKLPAEW comes from the coding sequence ATGCTAAACTGCAACAGCCCAACCAGCGGAGTATCAGCAGTGGCCAGCGCGAAGACCCATCCTTCCTTTCGGCTCGATGCGAGCCAGTTGGCTGCCCTGTCCGAGCGCGCCATCACCAAGAGCTACCCGCGCCAGAGCGTGATCGTGAACGAAGGCGACCCGACCGACGCCATCTACATCATTCTCGAGGGCCGGGTGCGCATCTATCTCGCCGATCACAAGGGCAAGGAGGTCACGCTCAACGTGCAAGGGCCGGGCGAATACTTCGGTGAGCTGACCTTGGACGGTGGACCGCGCTCAGCCTCGGTCATGACCTTGGAGCCCTCGCGTTTCATGATCATTCCGCGCGAGTCGCTGGAGAGCTTCTTCGCCACCCATCCCGACTTCGCCATGCACCTGGTGCACAAACTCATCAGCCGCGTGCGAGTGCTGACCGAGCGCGTCAAGAGCCTCGCCCTGCAGGACGTCTATGGTCGCTTTCGCGGCATGCTGGAAGAACTGGCGGTGGAACAGGACGGCGTGCGGGTGGTGGAAGGGCGCATGACCCAATCGGACATCGCCGCGCGCATCGGCGCGTCGCGGGAGATGGTCAGCCGCATCCTGAGCGACCTCAAGACCGGTGGCTACGTGACCCAGGGCCGCCATCGCATCGTCATACATCGCAAGCTGCCGGCCGAATGGTGA
- a CDS encoding HupE/UreJ family protein yields the protein MSFKLTHTPALLIGLLAAPLAEAHPLAAHAAEWQAFIHPFLGLDHVLAMLVVGAWAALTTSARRLLPPLGFVGGLMAGAALGAGGVPLPAVETGIALSVVLLGPLAAREARLPALACLLVSAVAGIFHGHAHGSELAGLGWAGAWFVLGSVLLHAAGFAIATRINDGRHARVLRGALSASGVLGLALVWMG from the coding sequence ATGTCATTCAAACTCACGCACACCCCGGCCCTGCTCATCGGCCTGTTGGCCGCGCCCCTGGCCGAAGCCCATCCGCTCGCCGCCCATGCCGCCGAATGGCAGGCTTTCATCCATCCTTTCCTTGGCCTCGATCATGTGCTGGCCATGCTGGTCGTCGGCGCATGGGCGGCGCTCACCACGTCGGCGCGTCGCCTGCTGCCGCCGCTCGGCTTCGTCGGCGGCTTGATGGCGGGCGCCGCGCTCGGCGCCGGTGGCGTGCCGCTGCCGGCGGTCGAGACCGGCATTGCGCTCAGCGTGGTGTTGCTCGGCCCGCTGGCGGCGCGCGAGGCGCGGCTTCCGGCGCTGGCCTGCCTGCTCGTCAGCGCCGTGGCCGGCATCTTTCACGGCCACGCCCACGGCAGCGAACTCGCGGGCCTGGGCTGGGCGGGCGCCTGGTTCGTGCTCGGCTCGGTGCTGCTGCACGCCGCCGGCTTCGCCATCGCAACGCGCATCAACGACGGCCGCCATGCGCGCGTGCTGCGCGGCGCCTTGAGCGCGAGCGGCGTGCTGGGCCTCGCCCTGGTGTGGATGGGCTGA